The Paenibacillus spongiae nucleotide sequence GCTGCTGGTTGATGCGGATGGACATATCTTGTGGATTCCCGGTGTAAGGAGAGGCGCGTCCGCGCAAATTTCCGACTCGACACAACGAGTGCTTCGCATTCGGGCGGATTTCACGCCAGAGGACGATTTTGGCTCGAATAAGACGCACTCATCCATTCATAGTATAGGTAAAAACGTAGGAGGGCCCGGCATTGCTGAATGACATTCAAGAAGTACTGTATGACAGCGACCAGATTCAGCAGAAAGTGAAGGAGCTTGGCGAGACCATAAGCCGAGAATTTGAAGGGCGGAATCCGCTCGTCATTTGCGTCTTGAAAGGCGCGTTTATTTTCATGTCTGATTTGGTTAAAACCATTACAATCCCGCTTGAAATCGACTTTATGGCGGTTTCGAGCTATGGTCAGTCCACGAAGACATCAGGCGTTGTCAAAATTATTAAAGATTTGGACACACCAGTTCAAGGAAGAGACATTCTGATCGTCGAAGATATTATTGACAGCGGATTGACGCTAAGCTATCTGATCGATGTGCTGGAGCGGCGCAATGCCAAGTCAGTGACACTCGTTACATTGTTTGACAAGCCGGCCGGACGCAAGGTTGAGCTGGAAGCGGATTATAAGGGATTTGTGCTGCCCGACGCTTTCGTGGTCGGATTCGGTCTCGACTTTGCGGAGAAATACCGCAACCTGCCATTTATCGGCATCTTGAAGCCCGAGGTTTATGAGAAATAGCGGAATTGTCCGCCCGGGCTGTGCCATATAATACAAGAAGGATGCGATTCACTGTAGATGCACCTCCCTCGTCAGACTGTTTGTAGTAGGGAATCATGCTATGGTAAAATATCTTAAGCGTCTTGAGAGGAGGTAGGGGATGAATCGGATCATCCGCAACACTGGATTTTATTTGATCATTTTTTTAGTGACCGTCGGGATCTTCCAATTTATCAGCAGCCAAAATGATACCACCGTTGAAATTCGATACGACCAGCTGAAGCAAGCGCTTGTTGAAGACAATGTCGCAGAGCTGAATTATCAATTTGACGGCTATTCCTACTTGGTCACTGGTGAATATAGATCGAACCCCGATAAGAAGGGATCAACCAGCTTCTACACCCACACGAACGTAGAAGAATTCGTCGTTAAAGAAATTCACGATCTGGCAAACAAGAACAAGGTTCTTCTTACCAACAAGCCAATGAAAGAGCCAAGCATCTGGCTGACGTTCTTGACGTCGATCATCCCTTTCGTGATCATCTTCGTTCTGTT carries:
- the hpt gene encoding hypoxanthine phosphoribosyltransferase; the protein is MLNDIQEVLYDSDQIQQKVKELGETISREFEGRNPLVICVLKGAFIFMSDLVKTITIPLEIDFMAVSSYGQSTKTSGVVKIIKDLDTPVQGRDILIVEDIIDSGLTLSYLIDVLERRNAKSVTLVTLFDKPAGRKVELEADYKGFVLPDAFVVGFGLDFAEKYRNLPFIGILKPEVYEK